The sequence TTCGACTGACCAAGCGCCTTACCACGATTGCAGGAAACCTGTGGAGCCGTACCCTCTTCGGTGCCCGCTCTGAGCGCATCGAGTACCTCCTGCTGCACACGTTCCACGATCTCAAGTTCATTACCCCTGATCGCTATGTGCAGGACTTCAAGCGGggccgcgacgacgacgaggaggaggatggcaaGCGGAAGGCCAAGTACCAAGGCGGCATGGTGCTCGACCCCAAGTGCGGCCTTTACTCGGATTAcattctcctcctcgacTTCAACTCCCTGTACCCGTCGCTGATTCAGGAGTTCAACATTTGCTTCACCACCGTTGATCGCGAAAATCGGAGCGAGATTGATGTGCCACCACCGGAGAACCTCATCTGTGCCTCGTGCGCCGCAGAAGGCCTCTCCGCTCCATGCTTGCACAAGTCCGTGCTGCCGAAGGTGATCAAAAGTCTCGTAGACAGCCGTCGCGAGGTAAAGCGGCTGATGAAGACAGAGAAGGACGCGAACAacctggcgctgctggaaaTACGCCAGAAGGCGCTGAAGTTGACGGCAAACAGCATGTACGGCTGCCTCGGTTTCGAGCACTCACGCTTTCACGCTCAGCCGCTCGCCGAGCTTGTCACGCGGCAAGGCCGTCTGGCTCTGCAGAGCACAGTAGATCTCATCCCCCAGCTGAACCCTTCCCTGCGCGTGATATACGGCGATACCGACTCCGTCATGATCCAGACGGGAATCAAGAACGACATCAAGGCAGTCAGGGACCTCGGACTAGACCTGAAGGCAAAGATCAACAAGCGCTACCAGAGCCTCGAGATTGACATTGATGGCGTCTTTCGCGCTATtctgctgctgaagaagaAAAAGTACGCCGCACTGACGGTGACGGACTGGCAGGGCGAGGGCAAGACATACAAGAAGGAGGTGAAGGGGCTCGATATGGTGCGGCGTGATTGGTGCCCGCTCTCaaagtgtgtgtgcgacgcGGTGCTGAGTCGCGTGCTGAACGCGGAGGGCAGCGAGGACATTCTGGACTACGTCATGAACTACATGCGGGAtgtggcggagcaggtgcgGGCCGGGCGCTACACGCTCGACAACTTTGTCATCTCGAAGAGCTTGACGAAGGAACCAGAGGCGTACCGTGGCAACAGCTTTCCTCACGCCACTGTTGCGCTGCGCATGAAGCAGCGGAaggagctggtgcgcgtCGGTGACCTGATTCCGTACGTCATCTGCACCGGCGACCGGCTGAGCGACAAGGCGTTTcatgtggaggaggtgcggcagAACAGCCAATTGCACATCGACTCGGAGTGGTATCTGTCCGTGCAGATCTATCCCCCAGTAATGCGCCTGTGCGAGCATATTCAGGGCTTCTCGAACGCGCAGCTGAGCGAGGCGATGGGGATCGCCTGCCACACCGGCGccaagctggaggaggaagaggcgggaACGATGAACGACTTCTCGCACAGCTCCCTCTTTCAGAGTCGAAACTTAGAAGAGTGCTTCCCAGCagccctgccgctgcaggtaGCATGCACACATTGCCGCCTCATGACCCCAATCAatccgcacacgcgcgtgatGGAGGTGCTCGCTGACCAGGAAAGGCAACGAGACCGGTTCGACCTGTACGTGTGCGTCAGCTGCCGCAAGTCGCTGCCCGTGGAGTACGTCGCCAACTGCTTCACCCAGACCTGCTACGGCATTATCCGGCAGTTTTAccagtgcggcggcagcgcggctgccgtcaaGGCAGTGCGAACGCAGTTCACGTACTACCGTGCGCTGTTTGATGTGCCGCACGCGCCAGGCTGCCCGGCGCGGGTGAAGGATGCCCACTACTACcaagcgcgccgctgcctcggcgtGGATCGCCGACTGTATACGTtagcggaggcggcggatcCGGCGGTACAGGAGGTGGCCGACCCAGTCGATCCCCTcaacgctgctgccgagacTATCTACAAGCGCATCGACCACCTGTTCATTAATCTCGACTCCCTCTTCGCTGGCATCTAAGTTGtccgcgccgccttctcgccGCTTCATTCGTTCGAGGAGGGCACAAAGCACGGTCAGGCAGGCGTGGAAAACGCGGTGGACGGAGACGCTGTGAGCGGTGTCGCTGCCTGGGAAGGTAGGCGTTGAGCGGAGTGGGGGTATGCTTTTCTTTGTTGGGGCTCTACGCGGAGCGAGTCGGCTACTCTATGCTGTTCTTGTTTTCATTTGGCATGTGCTcacctgtgtgtgcgtgtgtcaaGAGGTCGAAGGCGCGTCACTACAGGTCTCACGGCGTTTGTTTTCTCTCATGCCCATCATGTGGGGTCTTCGTTGCTTTCCTCTGTCCTTTCTGCTTGCCTGCTCCCCAGCCGTGGGCCTCCCCGACTTCTTCTGTTGTCTTTCACCTCACTCTCCCCTTCGGCGCATCTTTCAAAGGCTGCTGAGGTCGAGGGAGGAGTTCCACGGTGGCTGCCCCACGTGTCTTTATcgtttcctctctcttcagCTTCCGCTTCTGCCCCAAGCCCTATCGCTGTTTTTCCATGCTTCATAGATACAAAGGCCGCGCACCCACCCTTGCTGTAAAGGGCGTGCTGGAGGGCCGTCTAGTGCCGATactcccccgcccccaaAAAGAGCGAGTGGGAGGAGAGGGTTTGATGATGCGTGGGTAGGGGACTGTTGTTGTCGTAACGAGATTGCCAAgtgtggcgcagcacctccctGCGTGGGTACCAGAGCTTGCCTGCATGAGTGCACATCGTCGCATAGATGGTTTGTCCGAACCTCTCAATAGGCACAAATCAGCTGAGCACgcgttttctttctttttttcgcgcGCGTCTGTTGTCTGGTTCGTCTGTCACGCAGGTCCGCCGGGTCCGCCGCTTTCGCTTcaagcaccaccaccataGAAATCAAGAGGGCGGCTGCGCgtatccctctctctacaTCCATACATATCTTCAGGATGCTACACGTTGTTCGTCTCACTAGTGAACGCACCAACTAAACCGGAACAGAAGGGAGGGATAGACCAGGACGAAAGGATACGGGGGCCGTCAGTGTGGTGCGAatagggggggggagcatgGCCGTTCAAATCCCATTCCTCCTGGGACAGCGTCGCCGGGTcaagaggaagaagggcaTGAGCTCACGACTAAGCGCCGCCACTTCACTCTTTACTCACTTTACGTGCGGCTAGCGGGGAGGCGGGTACCTCTTGTACGCATCGCGTTGTCAGCCGGCACGAAGTTGTTGcccccctcttctttttccaTCCCCCTCTTCGCCCTTATCCCCCCTTGTCACTCTTAAGTTCGGCGCACACGAAAGTCGGAAGGGCGCACGCACCGTGCTGTCATCTATGGTTCCACAGGTTGCGTGCGGCGTGCGGTTTGAGCTTAACCTTTCCGCGCCTTTCACCGTTTCGCTTCGCTGCGGTGAAGCCGATGCGTCGGTTGGGCGAGTGGGCTGCGCAGCTTACCCACTTTCCTCGCTGTTCTCCCAATGTACGCGACTGCATTCGCCTCTCTTGTCGCCTTCACTTGCTGCTctttcctcttctcctccccccaacGTAGCAGTGGCCCACCCTCATCCGTTTCCCCCTCCCAAATAGCAGCTCGCACGACGCGGGGCTTCTGTTGCCCGCCGGCGAAGTCATTCCCTCTTCACGGGTGCTACTGTGAAGTTTGATAGCAGTGGCGGTCGTTGGCACCGTTGCTCGGTTGTGCTGTCTTTTCGTCTGCCTGTTTCAGTCTTTGCGACGTGGGAAACCATGTCACAAAACCCGCGGATGATTGAACGCCGCGTGGTGTTCGGCGTGTGCGAGGATGTCAAGGACGGCGTGCACTACCTTGGAGAGGACTACATTGTGTGGGTTGCCGGCGAGAGTCTTGTGCTGCTCGATACACAGCAAGGCACGCAGGAGCTCGTGCAGTGCACACCCGGATGTGAGGGGGTGACAGCGATGGCTCTGGCCCCCAGTCGCCGCCTCCTGGCAGTGGCCGAGTCGGGCAAGACTCCGCTCATCGTCATTTATCTCTTCGACTCTACCGCTTCCCCACGCATCAAGCGGCGCTCGGTGCTGCACTTCTCCGACCTCGGCTCCACCGAGTTtgtctcgctctcctttTCACAGGACGGCCGCTACCTCGTCACTCTCGGCGGCTTCCCGGAGTGGAAGTTGGTGTACTGGGACGTGGAGAAGCACAAGATGCTTGCCCACGACACGGCACTGGAGAGCGCCATAACGGCCAAGGACAGTCGTCACCTCAAGCAGTGCTCCATCTCCCCCTACGACGCTTCCCTTCTCTGCGTCACGGGGCAGGGCTGTGTGAAGTTCTTCTCCTACACGGACGGCCACCTGTTCCCCACCACCggtggggtggaggcgcCGGATGTGCAGTACCTGGCCCACACCTGgctgatggaggaggagagccgACTCGTCGTATCCACCGACAACGGGGACCTACTGCTCTTTGAGAAGCAGCAGTACAAGCACCCCCTTCCGCTTTCCCCGTCTGACGGCATCGCCATCACGGCGCTCGCGTCCTACACGAAGGGATTCGTCTGCGGCGGTGACATGGGTCTCATCACGCTGTTCGAGCGCAC is a genomic window of Leishmania mexicana MHOM/GT/2001/U1103 complete genome, chromosome 16 containing:
- a CDS encoding DNA polymerase I alpha catalytic subunit,putative; the protein is MSGGNDGASWRPSGKPNVPNFDETQEDQWRSLREELLQSDEDENIPESGDLAIPQLPSAKKAGKKLRKPLSGAKPTPKPKQQTLAQSMSDMDMERLLKRYRIDEDADVAEDIGVSHLLQPHSDSDDGGDEQEATLTADEFLARLARAEAVPAASIVKEKRESGEKTTVVALKDESFNFERDRSAKPLRPKPTPGAGDGAGYRNEETPKQAIELAATLAPQTDAAQFVSPAVPYKSEEMTEGLFYWFDAREQPHTLSVDPGSLFLFGKMAVEKNGRTSYLSCCVRVRNMYRSIFVLPKAGSSQQDVVKEINDICRNQGIEQRRIKFVERYYAFEVPGVPHEKTQWAKLRYPGRYPPLNAKGPFRHILIIMGASSSLLELFLIKRKLKGPNFLRISGLVASANRISHCALEFSVESPKNLRVEDTKLPVPPFTLASIQIHTQLDSKGACNEILIASVAIYKDVNIENTIRYIPDNILTGVRPASMNTPLPIDLESYCNAKGLPGVRRFANERALLDWLAQQLGKVDADMMIGHNFLGFTLDILLRRYQELSISSWSTIGRLDLKRLPRFQGTAPNVNQEKETCIGRLVVDSYSLSREHYKTVNYRLLSLADQMQLQGIAKGSNNFEPGTSVLTPAMLSASRDIYDVLLQVCNCAVLSTAVVSHLDVIRLTKRLTTIAGNLWSRTLFGARSERIEYLLLHTFHDLKFITPDRYVQDFKRGRDDDEEEDGKRKAKYQGGMVLDPKCGLYSDYILLLDFNSLYPSLIQEFNICFTTVDRENRSEIDVPPPENLICASCAAEGLSAPCLHKSVLPKVIKSLVDSRREVKRLMKTEKDANNLALLEIRQKALKLTANSMYGCLGFEHSRFHAQPLAELVTRQGRLALQSTVDLIPQLNPSLRVIYGDTDSVMIQTGIKNDIKAVRDLGLDLKAKINKRYQSLEIDIDGVFRAILLLKKKKYAALTVTDWQGEGKTYKKEVKGLDMVRRDWCPLSKCVCDAVLSRVLNAEGSEDILDYVMNYMRDVAEQVRAGRYTLDNFVISKSLTKEPEAYRGNSFPHATVALRMKQRKELVRVGDLIPYVICTGDRLSDKAFHVEEVRQNSQLHIDSEWYLSVQIYPPVMRLCEHIQGFSNAQLSEAMGIACHTGAKLEEEEAGTMNDFSHSSLFQSRNLEECFPAALPLQVACTHCRLMTPINPHTRVMEVLADQERQRDRFDLYVCVSCRKSLPVEYVANCFTQTCYGIIRQFYQCGGSAAAVKAVRTQFTYYRALFDVPHAPGCPARVKDAHYYQARRCLGVDRRLYTLAEAADPAVQEVADPVDPLNAAAETIYKRIDHLFINLDSLFAGI